A stretch of Lathyrus oleraceus cultivar Zhongwan6 chromosome 6, CAAS_Psat_ZW6_1.0, whole genome shotgun sequence DNA encodes these proteins:
- the LOC127093820 gene encoding uncharacterized protein LOC127093820 gives MTNGKGVIVPKLENQWNDNDKKLWSHDWKAQNILISALGVYDYYCVSHCETIKAMWNALEVAHEGTNKVRQARINTLSHEFKLFPMKHGETIADMKKRFIHLINRFNALGNPISNAISTNKVLRCLNRE, from the coding sequence atgaccaatggtaAAGGCGTTATCGTACCAAAACTGGaaaatcaatggaatgataatgataagaagTTGTGGTCTCATGATTGGAAagcacaaaatattctcatatccgCATTAGGTGTTTATGATTATTATTGTGTCTCTCATTGTGAAACCATCAAAGCTATGTGGAACGcattagaagttgcccatgagggaactaatAAAGTCAGACAAGCTAGGATCAATACTTTGAGCCATGAGTTTAAACTCTTTCctatgaagcatggtgaaaccattgccgacatgaAAAAGAGATTCATACATCTTATTAATAGGTTTAATGCTCTAGGTAATCCTATCTCCAATGCTATTTCTACTAACAAGgttttaagatgtcttaacagggaataA